AGGTACATCATGTTTGACCCTTTTTTGGCCTCCTCATTTAGGCCAAACATCACAGAATGGGTCAGGAATAGATTCCTGGCAGTTTGTCCGCAGAGTTAGTTTTCAGCCTATATGAAATATGTGTAATAAAGATAATATGTATGAAACTACAAAGTATTTGTGAGAGAGTGGTAGGGGTATATGGAAGGAGCGCTTTGTGCAGCCCTCATTTATTCTGAAGCACCCACTGTTAGAGTGATCTTTCCTTTTAAACccagtttgtttcttttgttgtttttctcccgtgagtacccggatgatatcccagaatacatgactggtttgtgacctcTGCAGCACCACCCATATGCGCAATGGATAGTTTAAGACTAgtatagactgatcaacaaagataaagtcacttttacttcattattatgaaaacaaatgaagtttaatcatctgccagtggtataaAAAAACCttgttaggactgaaaaataatgaagtcaGTGTAcgactttatattttgtcttataaacctaaCTAGTTTCTagtcacatttgtatgcattttgaaagttgatAAAAAGAAAAACCTCAAGGTCTGCTTATGCTTATAGTGAATTTCTagcatgattttaatatctaaacattgtatagttTGCAAaggtgaatcatatttcacagacACCATATGCACAAGctagtgtgttttctgtaatacagattctgctgaatgctacaacaaataaattagaaCAAcctgcaaatattaaatttaaaacagactaaagttatagcaacaatgtcaggctattacctcattcaggaatgtatccatcaatatccacataacaATACAATATTGCATTCATCttcagctggtaaataatcttgctctatgtcttgtgtctttcaacagtctgctacgcgaaaaagtgacacattgtttgagaatttttcacactggtgtatacatagTCTCCTTGGTCACCcaagacagcacacctggcaactaattttATGATGTCCACCATTAGTTACCCAATAATGAGCCATCAAGCAAGGCAATGacggttaattctttgtaggaaggatgttgtttttacactctcACTTTATGAAAGGATGTAGTCAGTATGGATTAGTAAATCTACACACAGAAACgctgcctttttgacaaatccgccttggaagtaattaatcagtcaatcggttaatcctttgatcgatgtttgttttttgtaattCAGCTGATAAACCGTCTTGCATCATTTACATGCACTTATTAcattacatgcaatacatttgccattacaggcctgaatttataatgttgagtctttactccagacaggagaaatgctaAATGAGAACCTTTGTCGAGTAATcttagtggtgttaccactatttatGCGCGTTActaattcattaactgaccatcaagtgaatgatgacaaataacatgtgtaggtttataccatcaaatgcGGGTTACAGCAAGGGAGATGTAATCTCTGTtttgcatgcagcctgaaaacacttttgtgCTGAAACTCTTTTGAGGATACCAATAccaaaattttcagatttctcttgCAATGGCAAAAtcgttgttattagtttacaaattcaaataaatcaaccgtgtattttcattatcatagataataaaccggAGCCTTAGCTATCAAAATGTGCATATGatttttgctatgacagctgtctaaactatctaaatataaagctttgcaatctttccgacttatatgaaacaaatggcttgctacgtgcctgtagacatcatattatcatgtgacatgattaaatgtcaaggttaaaaacagaaacagggtcaaattggatcagtcactatactatccaggcatcagaaataAACTACACTACTGAGGTATTTTGTTACAATGAGagaaggaataccatggatatttttaaattatggcatgtgatgggcatctggCTTCCTCactgtttagggtgaagaaatcctgctaatgtggacagaagcCCAGTCCTCATGTTCGTCACAGTCGAGGGGGTGGGTGCTGACCACtttgctgcttggtttcgtaattagaccgttgatgagaaacattattcgctctgcatcagtgcccctttaaaacaGCAGCACatagaaaaacaataaattttgaaatgattcaggattgtaatgtAAGACGCAAAACATTTGGACCacatattcataattttatttctgcacgcactTGTACAAAATATGCTTCGGACACTGAAACCGTTTTGTTTTATTCCTACTCTTCTAAAAATGTTtttaccaaaacaaataataaatctTTGATACGAAATATTATCTCCTTTATCTCCAATTCAAGTGATATAAATGTGTGATATTTagcatttttgtttaattttgttgaAGCCATTTCAATCATAAATCAAATATGGCCAGAATCAACCATTATAATTGTATATCAATACATTATTGAAGATATATCAAACATCCTAAACATTTGCGATGAAAGAATAGCCATTAATAGTCTGTTAGATaatgacataaacaaacaaataaattaaaatgacGTTTCCGAATTTGCAAATTCTTGTATAAAGCATTTGCAAGCGCCTTTCCACGTCACAAAGATGTGCTCAAAGCGCTTCCTGAGCTCCAGTTGAAATGTACACAGCTGGCAGGTACAAATGGTTATAAGTCACTTTTAACGGAGAAATAAATGAGCCGCTTATTTCAAAGTTTTTACTTACCTCTTATCATCTAATGCATACTTGCCTTACTCCTTGAAAACAGACTGCAGAAGTCGAGATCGAAAACTTGCTAGCCTAATACTTGCAAAGGTGGTTTGATTGAAGACATCCGAGTGACCGGTTAGGTCATGACTGCCGATCATGTGACCATGTCAAAGAGTCACTTCTTTCTTATAAGATCTCTCTAATTGTTGGATCCTCCTCTTTTTAGAATTATTTCACTGGACCAGCTTCATTCCAAGATCTCACTAGGAGATTGGTTTGTCAGCCTAGGTATACAGGATGCATGTCTGCATACTTGCATGTACAAATATTTGAGCCACTCCATTTTTATTTCAACAGCTAGCATTTCCAATGCTCCCATTTGGAATTTCTTCAGCCCGATGGCTGTTCCCATGCATCATGTTTCCAATGACTTGTTTCCTTCATCTTGCGGGGCATAGAGTTCAGTCCTTACATAGACTACTGTCTCATGAATCACTGGGATGGTCAAAGGATTGCCAGACAAAAGGAGTACACTTTCCAATTGTTTTTTTCAACTAGGGTGGCTAGTAAGTTAGGAGAAGTCACACCTAGAGCCTTCTCAGAGACTCACCGTCATAGAGCCCTTTTCCTCACCAGTCACGAATGGTTCAGAGTCCCTCCACGACAGGTGGTTGAAGATTTTGGCTTTGACCCAGGTACTAAAGTTGAGAGATTGGCCAGCCATTTTAGGTCTGTTGACATTGACGCAGGACCTCACTATCAGGTGGAGGCTCATGCTCTGCCCCTTTAAAAGTTTTTTGAAACCAGTCATAGACGCTGACTATCTCAGAACCAGAAATCCAATGCTGTTCTCTTTCTTTTGAGCACTGTGACCTACATATCGGGACAGTTATGATCATGCCTCAACTTTTGTTCCCATTTCTTGCTTCACATTCAGTCTTTGTTTTGCTAGATGACCTCCCCCAGCATTCACTGTTCCATATGTCTGATATACTAGTCTGTTACTGGTGAATACAACTCTCCTTCCAGTGCTGTCTGATAATATGCATTAGATGATAAGCAGTACGTAAAAAATTTGGTAAAATCTAAGTGTTTtagatatttacatacttaCCTCTTGTTATCAACTATGAAGCCTGTCTGAGATATGTCTACCTCCCAGCTTTCATTACCGGTCATCAGGATGTTTTCAATCAAACCACCTTCATGATCATTAGGTTAGCAAGCTTTCGATTTCGACTTCTGCAGTCAGATTTTTAAGGGTAAGGCAAGTATGCCTTAGATGATGAGGTgtgtaaatatctaaaatacttagaTTTTGCCAATATTAGACTTTCAATACTTTCTTATATCTATTATTTCCATTTGACACAAATTTTGTGTTGCTGTTTTTAGATCAAGTAACAGCTCTTACCAGTACATGTCAACCTTGCCTAGAGAAGAAGGTGTGGTGTTTGGGGAGGTGGTCCACGATCCAAATTTTAAATACAGAATTTTGAAATCTGCTGGAAGTGCTCCTGTACATGTTGATCCCATACACAAAATCCTGTACCCAGGCACCTACCATCATGTTGGTGCTTGCATTAACTAAACACTATCAACTACAAATATTTGTGATGttctttttcattgtttcattgtaTTGGTAAGAAGTATGAAATGAAAAGTACCATGATACTTATTGAGTCTCAGTCACAAATTGTACGTgaaattcatatatatatatatatatatatatatatatatatatctgtgtttaTGCACATAATTTGTTTTGCAtaaaatgataacatttgtgaGTGAAACACTCCAAGACAAACATGTTGTGAGTGTTTTGGACTGTCATAAGGATTTTAAAATATGATTGCATTCTTTTGTATCACAAATGGTGGGGTGacccagtgattaaagcgtttgctcatcacactcacgcacctgggttcaattccccacatgggtacattgtctgaagcccattcttggtgttccccgccattatattgctgaaatattgctgaaagtggcataaacctaAATTCACATACTCACTCTTCTGTGTCAGGACATGCTGGTGAAGTTAACTGGATATTTGCTCTTTCCAATACTATATATACTATGCTATGTATAATAATCTTTTCCAGACATCAGATAACTGGTAATATCTAACTTTCAGGTATCAGTTACCCATGTTTCGAGTGAATGAAGAAGGGTTAAAAAATCGGTATAGAAATCGCCAAGAGTTAGCACCCCATTGTGACCAGGCATTCGTCTTACTTTACCCTGGAAATGATAACACTGATTATACCTGTAATTTGAACCAAAACAACAGGAGAATGAACATCATGTCAGATAAAtatgatattatgaacaaagtCAACGGTCCTTTCCATGCACAAGTGTTAAGACAAACACCAAAATAAAGTTATGTTTTGTTATGTATTACATGATTACCCTGATTTCATATTTCCAATTTTGTTTTGATCATGATCGTTTTTTTGTCATTGTTTGCATGTTGACACATGAATTCATGCTGCAGAtagtgttatcatgtatgttctTTTGCACCTTTGCTCATCACATTGAATGTTTGGTTCATATAGACAAGTCACTTCAAAATTATTTGATTACGTGTACAGATAAGAACACATTTAAAGCATTTAGACTCTCTTAGTTTTGTTTGGACCACACTAAGCTTGATTGTAAATGTAAAaatgtcattctttttcagacAAAATCCTGAATCTCTATTGGCAAAGAATTTAAGGAAAGGATTTGATTTTTCTCATAATAGAAAGCTTAGGTTGGAGATAAATTCTGTCCCCAATCTACCACCTCCCACAATCCTTGCCATCCAGCGAGATCATGTGTATAAAATCTTCCACCCATATGACTTCCATAATAAGTAGCTGCATTTTAAGATCATTGTTTCTTTTTCCATGTCAcctttcttgtgtcttgtgtgGAGTGTCTTATCAGCGAAATGTTTATACAGCTGTTGAACAAAGTTCAGCTTATTTCCTATTTACAAAGACGGTACTATTTCAGAATGACTTGTTGAAGTTTGTCTTGAATAGCTTTGTTTCATTAGTactttgtttttatgtttatgaAAAGAAAAG
The nucleotide sequence above comes from Haliotis asinina isolate JCU_RB_2024 chromosome 5, JCU_Hal_asi_v2, whole genome shotgun sequence. Encoded proteins:
- the LOC137284076 gene encoding uncharacterized protein; protein product: MANSYHMEALRKQRLLDRKNEALRRLESQGSDLTKEAVMDGYLSKKTPKESVLITDGGQFDQQRSSNSSYQYMSTLPREEGVVFGEVVHDPNFKYRILKSAGSAPVHVDPIHKILYPGTYHHVGACIN